TGTCGCGGTCCTGCTTACGGAACCAGGCGTGGATCTTTGAGCGCCCTCGGCTGGTGGTGACATAGCCAAGATTTGGATTCAGCCAGTCGCGGCTAGGATTGGGCTGCTTCTGGGTGATGATGTCGATCTGATCGCCCATTTGCAGCTGATAGGTGAAGGGGACGATACGCCCGCCAATTTTCGCCCCGATGCAGCGGTGACCGATATCACTGTGGATATGGTAGGCGAAGTCCAGCGGCGTCGAACCGGCAGGCAGATCGACCACATCCCCCTTCGGCGTAAAGACATAAACCCGATCGTCAAAGACCTGACTGCGCACTTCGTCAAGCATTTCGCCGGAGTCGGCCATCTCTTCCTGCCAGGTGATCAGCTTACGCAGCCAGGCGATGCGCTCTTCGTGACCGGATGCACCGCGTGCGCTGCCGCCAACGCCCCCTTCCTTATACTTCCAGTGCGCGGCAACGCCCAGCTCCGCATCTTCATGCATCTGGCGCGTGCGGATCTGGATCTCGACGGTTTTGCCTTTCGGCCCCAGCACCACGGTGTGGATAGACTGATAACCGTTGGGTTTGGGATTGGCAACATAGTCATCAAACTCGCTCGGCAAGTGCCGATAAAGCGTATGCACGATACCCAGTGCGCCATAACAGTCCTGCAAACGTTCAGCAACGATGCGTACCGCACGCACGTCAAACAGCTCGTCGAATGCCAGCGACTTTTTCTGCATCTTACGCCAGATGCTGTAGATATGTTTCGGGCGGCCATACACCTCGGCCTTCACCCCTTCCTTAACTATTTCGGTGCGCAGTGACTGAACAAAGGTATCGATATAATCTTCGCGATCGATGCGCCGCTCGTGCAGCAGTTTGGCGATGCGCTTGTACTCTTCCGGGTGCAGGTAGCGGAAACAGAAATCCTCCAGCTCCCATTTAAGCTGGCCAATTCCCAGGCGATTCGCCAGCGGGGCATAGATATTGGTGCACTCTTTCGCCGCCAGCACGCGCTCATCTTCCGGCGCATCTTTCACTTCGCGCAGGTGGGCGATACGCTCCGCCAGCTTGATCACCACACAGCGAAAATCTTCGACCATCGCCAGCAGCATACGGCGCACGTTATCCACCTGCTCGGAGGCCATCGAGTCATTATGCGTGGCTTTTAACTGGCGAATGGCATCCATATCACGCACGCCGTGCACCAGCGAGACGATGGGTTGACCAAACTGCGCTTCAAGCACGTCTTCAGTCACCACGTTGGCATTGGCCAGCGGGAAGAGCAGGGCCGCGCTTAATGTCTCATTATCCATGCTGAGCATGGAGAGGATTTCCACCATCTCCACGCCGCGCCACAGCAGCAGCGGCGCATTGGGATGATTTTTCGTCGCCGTGTCGCAATAGCGCCAGGTATCGGCCAGTCGCTCACATGACTGCGGGTTAGAGATCCCCAGCCCGGCGATCCATTGATCGAGTGCAAACTCGCCAGCCGTATTAAGATGCGCACTTCTTACCGCAACCATATGCTCTCCAGGCATTGTCCCCGTTCAGGAACTTATTTTCGGCTAAACAGCACCATAGATTCCAGGTGCCCGGTATGGGGAAACATATCAAGCATCGTTACCCTTTCCAATTGGTAGCCGGACGTAAGCAGAATCTCACTGTCGCGCGCAAGCGTAGTGGGATTACAGGAAACGTAGACCACTCGCTGCGGCGCAATCTTGATGATATGCGCCATGACTCCCGCGGCACCGGCACGCGCTGGATCGAGTAATACCTTATTGAATCCCTCTACCGCCCACGGCTGACGGCTGACATCTTCTTCAAGATTATGCTGCCAGAACGCCACATTATTAAGACAATTTAATTCTGCATTATACCCAGCCTTGGCGACTAAAGCTGCAACGCCCTCCACTCCCACAACATTTTTAGCAAATTTGCCCATGGGTAGCGTAAAGTTTCCCATTCCACAGAACAGATCCAGCACGCGATCCTCCGGTTGCAGGTCGAGCCACGCCAGCGCACGCGCGACCATTTGCTGGTTAACGTCATCATTGACCTGAATAAAGTCACGCGGGCTGAATGTCAGGGTCAAATCGTGCGACTGATAATGTGGCATCCCACCGCTCACCTGCTCCAGCGTGTCGCTTTCAGCCGCCAGAAAGAGTGACAGCCGGTATTGATGCGAAAACCGTTCCAGTTTTTGCCGATCTTCTGCCGTTAGCGCATCCAGATGACGTAAAACCAGCAGTGACCCGCTATCTGCCTGTACCAGCTCGACGTGGCCAAGGCGGCGCACCGCCTGCAGGCTGCTTAACACGGCATGGAGAGGCTGGAGCAACGCATTAAGTTCGGGCTTTAATATAGGGCATTGCGAAATATTGACCAGTTCACTGGAGGATTTTTCGCGAAACCCCATGTGCAATGTCTGACTTTTAGGCTGGAAGCTAAGCCCAAGGCGCGCACGTCTGCGGTAGCCCCACGGCCGGGAGGCGATGATATCGTCCACCTCTACGGTTTCGCCACGCGGCTTTGACAGCAGTCGACTTAGCGCTTTGGCTTTACTCTCCTGTTGCAGCGTCGGGGAAGCATGCTGCTGCTGGCAGCCGCCACAGCGGCTATAATGAGGGCAGCGCGGCTCGACGCGCTGCGGGCTGGCTGTCACAATGCGCGTTGCCACTCCGCGTGAAAAATGGCGTTTATCTTCAATAATGCTGACTTCGGCCACTT
This DNA window, taken from Erwinia tasmaniensis Et1/99, encodes the following:
- the relA gene encoding GTP diphosphokinase, with the translated sequence MVAVRSAHLNTAGEFALDQWIAGLGISNPQSCERLADTWRYCDTATKNHPNAPLLLWRGVEMVEILSMLSMDNETLSAALLFPLANANVVTEDVLEAQFGQPIVSLVHGVRDMDAIRQLKATHNDSMASEQVDNVRRMLLAMVEDFRCVVIKLAERIAHLREVKDAPEDERVLAAKECTNIYAPLANRLGIGQLKWELEDFCFRYLHPEEYKRIAKLLHERRIDREDYIDTFVQSLRTEIVKEGVKAEVYGRPKHIYSIWRKMQKKSLAFDELFDVRAVRIVAERLQDCYGALGIVHTLYRHLPSEFDDYVANPKPNGYQSIHTVVLGPKGKTVEIQIRTRQMHEDAELGVAAHWKYKEGGVGGSARGASGHEERIAWLRKLITWQEEMADSGEMLDEVRSQVFDDRVYVFTPKGDVVDLPAGSTPLDFAYHIHSDIGHRCIGAKIGGRIVPFTYQLQMGDQIDIITQKQPNPSRDWLNPNLGYVTTSRGRSKIHAWFRKQDRDKNIIAGRQILDNELSHLDISLKEAEKVLLPRYNYNSLDELLAAIGGGDVRLNQMSNFLQSKLHKLSAEEEDREALRQLTQKTSNSVPRSKESGRVVVEGVGNLMHHIARCCQPIPGDDITGFITQGRGISIHRSDCDQLADLISHAPERIVDAVWGETYSSGYSLVVRVTANDRSGLLRDITTILANEKVNVLGVSSHSETKKQLATIDMDIEIYNQQVLSRVLARLNQVPDIIDARRLH
- the rlmD gene encoding 23S rRNA (uracil(1939)-C(5))-methyltransferase RlmD; amino-acid sequence: MAQFYSAKRRVTTRQTITVKVHDLDSFGQGVAHHNGKALFVQGALPDEVAEVSIIEDKRHFSRGVATRIVTASPQRVEPRCPHYSRCGGCQQQHASPTLQQESKAKALSRLLSKPRGETVEVDDIIASRPWGYRRRARLGLSFQPKSQTLHMGFREKSSSELVNISQCPILKPELNALLQPLHAVLSSLQAVRRLGHVELVQADSGSLLVLRHLDALTAEDRQKLERFSHQYRLSLFLAAESDTLEQVSGGMPHYQSHDLTLTFSPRDFIQVNDDVNQQMVARALAWLDLQPEDRVLDLFCGMGNFTLPMGKFAKNVVGVEGVAALVAKAGYNAELNCLNNVAFWQHNLEEDVSRQPWAVEGFNKVLLDPARAGAAGVMAHIIKIAPQRVVYVSCNPTTLARDSEILLTSGYQLERVTMLDMFPHTGHLESMVLFSRK